ACATAGAAATGGATATACATAAACAGGCATTTTTtggcagcaaaaaaaataaaacaatttcccTACATaggcagcaaagcagcaaaCCAAGACAGCCACCACAAAGTGTGAATGTGGTGCCCTTAAGACCTACCATCGTGACAAACTTATGCTttagtaaatatccagctgaatAAGCAGCTAAGGATTAACAAGGGGGAGCTGCAGCTAAAAAGATGGTCTCACCATCCACACCATGATGTAGGAAAACACTGCTATCCAGAGTGTTGCCAGAAAAAATGTGAGCATGAAGAACTTCTCCCATCGTGGCTTGGCACAGTTTGGTACAGTGaagaacagcaacagcagcacaggcCAAGAGATCAGCCATTTTACTTTATCCATAGCACCCTCtgcaggaaggaggaaaaaaagattaagcTATTGCTCAGCTCCATGAAAAGGTTTAGAAAcatcatgtacacacacaaaacagttaAATTACCTACTGAAGTACTTTCTACCTCcaatttacagtgttcagcATTGACCCAGGGACAGCATCTACCACAAGAAAGCCTCACCTGGCACAGAGAAGGGTGAAGACAGGTCTGCCTCCTTATCTGGTTTATCAGCTACCACACTCCCATTCTCCATCTCCAGCGTTCCCAGCACCACGGCTGGTGTCTCCACCCCGTTTGCATCCCGCGCTAGCTTCTGCCGCTGCAAGCCAAGCAGCACACCCAAGAAGCTATCATACTCCAAGGGAGAAGTCCAGTTGGTTCCTTCAGTCAGTGAGGATGGTACAAACCTCTGAAAGCTAAATGGATACCCAACCCATGGGACAACTAGCATTTAATGCATGTGTCCCAGTTTAACCCCCTTAGCACCATACACCAACACATCTGATCTTGGCCAGCACAGTCACCTTCTACCACCCTCTCACCTCTGTGATGATGAGACGGCCGGCCATGCGGAGGCGAGTCTTAGGCCCAAAGTTGTCAGTGATCATGACTCGGAGCCCAGCCTCGGGAAAGCCAAACTTCGGAGGGCTGGCATTCATGATCTCATCCACCATGACCACAGAGTCTTGGGGATAAGGCTTCACAGGCCTCACTGGGAACAAAGACCAAATTCAGACAGGACACCACAGAAAGTAACTGACATGTGGTCACTAAAGAGCCTCCAGAGTGCAGTCTTTCTGGGATACAGAGTGCTGTTTCAGCTCCACTAAGGTCATTTCCACTTGTGCCTTTAATTGACATCTCCACATTGTTATTAGGCATACCACCAAGTAAACTGTGCACACAGTGTGCTGATGGCCAATTGAAACCTTTCCCCTCCATCAGCCAACAGCTACAGCAACTCCATCAGATCAAGGTCAAAATGACCTGAATGCCCTCAGCATTCACGTGAAGGTACTATCaggtttaataattttgaattaCACAGCAATATAACAGAAGTTTTGATTTGACCACAAGTCACTGGCTTTGGCCTTGGAGTTGTTCAGGGAGTGCTGAAGCAAAGCAAGGCAGGCTGGTCTCATGCTGACAGACATGACACACCCCTATCCTCAGTTCAAACATGCCAAAGGTCCCAGAGGCAGGCAGTTCCATGCACACTATTAGAAAGCACAAGCAGCAATAGCTCAGTAAGGCTAACAGACAGGCAGCACCCAGTTATAGAAAGCCTCTTAAAGGAGGAAAGATGAGCCAGAAGCACTGTATGGACAGTGCCAAGTCAAGGGGATCTTTTAAAGTCAGTGTTAGAGATGGTGGAAGACAGAAGGAAGAGTGAGCATAAAGAGCCAGAGCTCTGCAAGAGCAAGCActtgaaaaagtacatttataaagCTGCCCAGTATAAAGTGTCCAGCTCAAATGTTCCAAAGCATCTATCACAGGATAtactgaaacatttattcaatCAACACTTCTCTGAAAGTTCttagtttacccatttatacagctgtgtaatttttactagagcaattttagaaTACAGGTATGTGccttgctgaagagtactagagcaggaggtgggattcagacctgcatcCTCTGAATCCAAAACGTATCAGCTTTAGCCATTACACAACCTGTTTTTCAAGcgtttgtttattcttttatagCACTGTGTTCAAGGCAgactagggaaaaaaaaaaaaaatgtatctcaAACTGAAAATCTGAAAGGCTCAAAAAATGCATCCATCATATGAAACCATTAAGACGGACATTCTTTAGGATAACTGGTTTGGTTGCTGGCTGGGTGGCCACTTCAAGGCTTTATCAAAGAGGGAGGTGGGAGAAAACTCCTGATTAACATTAAACTGGAGAAAATTACTCTGGGTGGGTCCACGCAGATGAATAGCACAACCTAGGCCACTCACTACTCCACTGGTGTACAACATCTTATGGTAGACATGCCCACCCAAATACTATTATGGCCTAATGAACGAAGATCTTATCCACTCATTCTCAGAATCTATTACAAACCTTACACTACCTTTAAAACTCTCAATCCTACACTCTTAAATCTACAGTATCCTAAACATCAGATCCCTGCCTTCAGAAGTGCAGAGATGATCTGACTACCAGAGCTCTGCTCAACATTTAATGTGAGCAACGCTATGCCAAGGTTTGCTTTGAGCATGGGTGCAGCCTGTCTGGTTAGCCTTACCTGGAGAGAGCAAAGGCAATGATGGGTCATCCCAAATACTGTCATAACAATCATTACCATcctccagctcactgcacaCAGTGTTGCCATTGGCAACACTCTTGTTCCTCTTCCCTGTGAAGAAATTCTGCATGCTGGTGTTAAATCTGCACAAGGAGAAACACGCAATGGTCAGACAAGAGACTCATCAATCCAAATCAGACTGGAAGGGGGCAGAGAACCTTCTTCCAGCACTCAGGAGTAGAAACCTATTgccaaaatattatttttggcaCTCACTGATTACAGATTAAATTCCTGCAGAAGACACTGAACTCTTTGCAGTGAAGCACAACTGAACCTGCCGTGACCAGGACAGATTAGCCCGTTTTCTTCTTAAGGCTTTTTCGGAGCCTCATATATAAAACTACAGCCAGTCgtgctgtgtgtgagatggCTGCGTACACCCTCCTCCACTCCACAAGGAGACAGCAAAGCTGCAGGACTCACTTCATGATGAGGATATATCCAACATACATGACCACCAGGATCAGGCTCTCCCACCTGGAGAACAAGTACACACTGTCAGTGAGTAACAAAGCATGTGACAGCCAGCTACAGTGCTGAGACAGACACTTACCACACTATCTTTTCATCATAGATGAACTGAAGAGGGGAGAGAAGGAAGAGAGCCTGttagaaaagtttttaaatacaaCATGTGCAAAACATGTACAGTCACTTAAGGCCCTTGTCTGTTATGGCTGCAGGCTGCATAGTGGCTTTGGAGTTTATAACAAGTCAGGATGCATCATGCCAGACTTACCACAATCAGAGCCACCACAGATAAAGTGTAGTAAAAGGAGTCCCGGAATACCGACCACCAGGTCAGCAACACCACCTGTGTGGTTAGAGCACAGCAGTTATAAACTGTTCCTGATAagggaaagtgtgtgtttagcaCACTCTCTGGTTCCTGAATGGGTATTTACCCAGGCAATTCATGCTTGTAAtttttagctgaggcttttctccaaagcaacattaaatTATTGAGCTGCTCAGTTGTTTAGTGAtatatagagctgggtaacttaccagaacaattcagggaaagtaccatGATTAGTCTTacaacaggaagtgggattcaaagctggagggttttttttgagtgcaaggtggcaccTCTACtacgcctcctgctgcccctACCACATCTTTGGGAGAATCCTGACGAATATGAAAAGCACCTGTCCGGCAAAGATGCCGCAGACACCGATGATGCAGAGAATGTTGAACATTGCTGAACCGACGATGGTGCCAACACCCACATCCCCATGTGTGATGAAGACTCCTGAAAGGAATGTCATAGGAGTCGTCTTCTGACAAAAAACACACCCAGACAGGGGGGGGGCACACAAGTATGGTGCAAATGGGGACCCTGGCAGTGCAACTCACCTATAATTGAGGCAAAAAGCTCTGGGGCTGAGCTCCCTGCAGCCATGAAGGTTGCCCCAGCAACATCCTCACTTAAATGCAGCTTCTGAGGATGGAAAAATGCACACCTGAAACCCCTGAAAGGAAGACGGCTGAGCAAGGCGTAGGGGGGACTCCGCTACAGAAAAGACTCACCTCGCAGATCTTCTCCAGTGAGGTCACAAAGAAATCGTCACACACAATTGCGAGGGCCAGGAACATGTAGAGTGCCTGAGATACAGATGAGAAGTCAGCTCCCCCTGCTGGCTTTCCTTACACTTCTCTGACACGCTGCATGCATTTTTTGTGTCACAGGTTTCAAAGCACACCCTCAGGATGGATATTAAAGtgggatgaaaataaaatttgattatAAAGCACAGCAATAAATGAGAAGACAGGTAATGAGGCAGTAAAATGTTCCTACTGGGGAATTGATGTTCAGCTTTCTGGACATGTTGACAGGGTAATAGTTCCTTTGCTACGCTGACGCGACAAACTGCTGGCACTTCCCGTAATGTGGAGTAGGTGCATCATTTAAACATATTGGCACTGGGATCAGGAGGGTCTTACTGGCACCTGTGCTCTCCGCCCATGTGGGGGCGCTAGATACATTCCTGCATGTTTGAGTAAGGAGGTGGACAAGCTTTCCAGTCCAGCAGTGACCAATCACTCCCTATGAGCTCCCCTCAGCTGCACATTAGCCAAAAGTGGATCACCTGAACCAGCAGGTGTATAATTACACTacacaaataaaatactgaCTGAAAAGTGGCCTAGTCAGCAAATTATTCACAcctgcaaaatgcaaaaatgcttttctacgggggggtgcggtggcgcagtgggttggaccacagtcctgctctccggtgggtctggggttcgagtcctgcttggggtgccttgcaacagactggcgtcccgtcctgggtgtgtcccctccccctcacgccctgtgttaccgggttggctccggttccccacgaccccgtataggacaagcggttctgaaaatgcgtgtgcgTGTTCCTACAGAATAGGAAAactagtagtatagtggttagagctgctgcttcaagACCCAAAGACTAAGTTCAAActacagctgcagtacccttgagcaagacaccaaccctaaattgctttagtaaaactacctagctgtataaatatgtaaaaaattgtatgaagcttaacattgtaagttgctttggagaaaagtgtccacaaaatcaatgtaatacatttacattctacAAGCCATTAATAAACACGCCTGGACGACAGAGGCTTTGCTTCTGAAAGGGGCCTTAAACTCCTCCATCAATTCACTAGCTATTTTATACTGCCAGGTTCACCCATCAAACTGGTCATCCAGACCATGGAACATAATGCTTTAAGAACAGCAGCATTCAAGGAAGGCTCATGTGAAAAAGTGctgagaaagagggagagagagcgtgCGCATGAGTCACCCACCGCAATGATGTGCAGCAACACTGCCCCCTGTTGGCGCTCGCTGTTGGTGAACATGTCATCCGGGAACTCGTAGATTGCTGCAGAGAGACAGAGTAGGGACAGGAGCAGAGTCCAAAGCTACAGTGTGATCCCCGACACTGATGGGCAACATCAGAAGATCCACGTGTGGCTCAATCACAACTGAGTCTTGTGATTAAAGTGAGACAAGTATTCACTCCAGGTGGATCCGATGAGGAGATTGTAGCAATTTTGCTCCAAAATGTAGGTTACACAGTGGACACTAATGACATGTGACCACCAACAGCAAGTTCCATCCAGCACCTGGATTACTACTCCCTCCCTGCACTGAGGATTCACAAATCTCAAAATACTAACTGGCTATTTAAGCACAATTCCTCCCACACAAAAAACCCCATGCTTACCTGCAACCCAATATACTGCAGAGGTTGCAATAACTTCTATAGTGAGGAGGTCACTAGTGCTCATCAAACCTGAGACTGCAGCTGTAATACAAGTACATTTACAGAGCAACACTGCTGCACACTGAAAGTTCATAATCCTGACATGACAATGTCCTCTGTAGATGCTAGAGAAGAGGCAAAGGAGACAGACACCGCTCCTGATTACATCCCCAGCACTAGGAAAGGGTTTAACCACTTAAGAACACATCTCCTCAAAAGAGCAGAGATCTTAAGCTCCTTTTGTGTTCACATTGTACTGccatctctccctctgtcaTTTGCCTGGATGGGCCTGAGAAGCACTTCATTAAAAGCCTCCGGAGCGATCAATAATTAAAAGACCCACCGCCATCACTGTCGTTAACAGTTCAAACCGGTGCCACGTTGCCATTTCAAGATACAACAGAGCATGTCAAAGATTGAGTGTGTGCCATTCCAGGGAGTACGTGCCAGAGCAGAGGGGTGGGGGTCCTGAGCATAAAAACTGGCCCCGCAATATAGAAGTGCTGTCCCATTGTAGAATCTGAAATGGCTGAAAAAGCAGGAATACTTTTTAGAACCCGAGTTAACATGACAGGCCACCACCAATACATTGTTCTCCTAAGAACAAATAAAGAAGGACTAAGTTCACATCAGAAGATGACTTACCAGCACTCCtttacatttgtattcatttagccgatgcttttctccaaagcaacttagaattgTTTGCCCACTTATACATgtaggcaattttactggagcaatttttgggcaagtaccttgctcaagggtactacagctggaggtgaaatttgaacctgcaacatttaggaccaaaggcagttgctataaccactatgctagcagctgctTTAAGATGTATACCAATCAGCCATAATATTACAACCACTGACAGGtaacatgaaaaacactgattatcttgttacagtggctcctgtcaaggggtgggacaTATTAGGTAGCAAGTGAACAGctagttcttgaatttcatgtgttggaagcaggcgggggggggggaggatcTGAGCAACTGACAAGAACCAAATTCTGATGGCTAAATGCCTGGGTCAGAGCATTTCCAGAACAGCAGGTCTTCTGAGATATTcttggtatgcagtggttagtacctaccaaaggaggtccaaggaaggacaactggtgaaccAGCAGCAGGGACACGGGTGCCCAAGACTCACCGATGCACGCGGGGAGcaaaggctagcccgtctggtccgatcctacggaagagctactgtagcacagaTTGCTAAAAACCTGAATGCTGGCCACGATAGAAATGTGTCAGAACATACAGCGCATTGCAGCTCGCTATGTATAGGGCTGCATAGCGACAGACCATTCAGAGCGCTCATGCAGACTCCCGTCTACCACCAAAAGCAACTACAATGGCAGGTaagcgtcagaactggaccattaAGGAATAGAAGGTGgactggtctgatgaatcacgttctCTTTTAGATCATGTAGACAGCCATGTGTCGTTTATGtcgggaagagatggcagcaggatgcagtaTGGGAAGGCGGCAAgccagcagaggcagtgtgatgctttgGCCAATGTtttgctgggaaaccttgggtcctggcattcatgtggatgttactctGACATAAAGATTGctgcagaccacatacaccccttcttggcaatggtattccctgacggcagtggccctgccacactgcaaaaa
This genomic window from Scleropages formosus chromosome 1, fSclFor1.1, whole genome shotgun sequence contains:
- the slc24a4b gene encoding sodium/potassium/calcium exchanger 4, with protein sequence MEPDKQGRSAVAKIFKVRKRREMLLAQVCFVCGVLLAAWGMSSLLTQTGHGMIVKGDLQTKDRWGRRLMALMGDNGTEEKNCTKPAIYEFPDDMFTNSERQQGAVLLHIIAALYMFLALAIVCDDFFVTSLEKICEKLHLSEDVAGATFMAAGSSAPELFASIIGVFITHGDVGVGTIVGSAMFNILCIIGVCGIFAGQVVLLTWWSVFRDSFYYTLSVVALIVFIYDEKIVWWESLILVVMYVGYILIMKFNTSMQNFFTGKRNKSVANGNTVCSELEDGNDCYDSIWDDPSLPLLSPVRPVKPYPQDSVVMVDEIMNASPPKFGFPEAGLRVMITDNFGPKTRLRMAGRLIITERQKLARDANGVETPAVVLGTLEMENGSVVADKPDKEADLSSPFSVPEGAMDKVKWLISWPVLLLLFFTVPNCAKPRWEKFFMLTFFLATLWIAVFSYIMVWMVTIIGYTLGIPDVIMGITFLAAGTSVPDCIASLIVARQGLGDMAVSNTIGSNVFDILVGLGVPWALQTMVVSYGSEVQINSRGLVYAVVLLLGSVALTVSGIHINKWRLDVKLGIYVLVLYAVLLCFSIMIEYNVFTFVNLPMCQAEL